A window from gamma proteobacterium SS-5 encodes these proteins:
- a CDS encoding DUF3800 domain-containing protein codes for MRKRGPNLPYSEFVVYVDESGDHSLVSIDPRYPVFVLSFCVFRKSVYNQQVAPAIRALKFATFGHDMVVLHEAELRRGRGAFEQMPLTRRNAFIAGLSEVIAGANFQLIAVAIDKYRLNQTYGPEPHAYHLALAQGLNSLFHLLVAEGQQGSLTHVVCEARGAKEDQELELEFRRLCDHAAYAQQGISLEVVIADKKTNAEGLQLADLTARPIGLSVLRPDQENRAARLLETKFYRDKAGNKRGRGSMCCLSRYCLERLAPESRRASEQSQRPSAGGTVATHLQANIVHCPRHSKRPRRPSFMHRL; via the coding sequence ATGAGAAAACGCGGCCCCAACCTGCCCTATTCCGAGTTTGTCGTTTACGTTGATGAAAGCGGCGACCACAGTTTGGTTTCGATTGATCCGCGTTATCCGGTTTTCGTGCTGTCTTTCTGCGTCTTTCGCAAGTCCGTGTATAACCAGCAGGTTGCACCCGCCATTCGGGCGTTGAAATTTGCCACCTTTGGCCACGACATGGTGGTGTTGCATGAAGCAGAACTCAGACGCGGCAGGGGTGCTTTCGAGCAGATGCCATTGACTCGACGCAATGCTTTTATAGCTGGACTATCTGAGGTCATTGCCGGTGCCAACTTTCAGTTGATTGCGGTCGCCATTGACAAATACCGCCTCAATCAAACTTATGGGCCAGAGCCCCATGCCTATCATCTGGCGCTAGCCCAGGGTTTGAACAGCCTGTTTCATCTGCTCGTGGCGGAGGGTCAGCAGGGGAGCCTGACCCATGTGGTTTGTGAAGCCCGAGGGGCGAAGGAAGACCAGGAGTTGGAGCTGGAATTTCGCCGCCTGTGCGACCACGCGGCCTATGCTCAGCAGGGTATCAGTCTGGAGGTGGTGATTGCGGACAAGAAAACCAACGCAGAAGGCCTGCAGCTGGCGGATCTGACGGCACGGCCCATAGGCCTTTCGGTGTTGCGGCCCGATCAGGAAAACCGCGCAGCCAGGCTGCTGGAGACCAAGTTTTATCGGGATAAGGCGGGAAACAAGCGGGGGCGGGGTTCAATGTGTTGCCTGAGTAGGTATTGCCTTGAACGGCTTGCCCCAGAAAGCAGAAGGGCCTCGGAACAGTCTCAGAGGCCCAGCGCCGGCGGCACAGTCGCAACCCATTTGCAGGCAAATATAGTGCATTGCCCCAGGCATAGCAAGCGGCCGCGCAGGCCATCTTTTATGCATCGGTTATGA
- a CDS encoding DUF4118 domain-containing protein: MLAVLAISLLLAFLLRELMPHASLSLVFLTGVLVVASRTGLGPALLASLLSFLAFNFFFTRPYYTFKVADDADVATLGFFLLTAAITGNLAARIYQESGRRQLALARLSNLHEFSRQMVSAASGEQVLQALAGHLHRSLALPVAVFAADGRLVAALADGDNANAAESFALGGAKRPAGLAQVQGPLDADLADLARSLCDQASLALERIQLVADLDQARVQNEAEQLRSALLSSVSHDLRTPLASIIGSTTSLLDYAEAISPADRQALLATVVAEARRLDRHIQNLLDMARIGQGELVLQRQWVDLQDLIAEAKNRLQAVLAGVRLELNIAANFPLLWVQETLITQVLVNLLDNAIRFSPPEGRIGLRAWVEGESLNIELCDQGPGIPAEAREAVFMPFHTLIPNHPRDRCQRTGLGLAICRGLIEAHAGQISAHGGLDGRGACLRIVLPRIPYQGKP; encoded by the coding sequence TTGCTGGCGGTGCTGGCCATCAGCCTGCTGCTGGCCTTCTTGCTGCGGGAGCTGATGCCCCATGCCAGCCTGTCGCTGGTGTTTCTCACCGGGGTGCTGGTGGTGGCCTCGCGCACCGGGCTGGGGCCGGCCCTGCTGGCCAGCCTGCTGAGCTTTCTTGCGTTCAATTTCTTCTTCACCCGCCCCTATTACACCTTCAAGGTGGCGGATGATGCCGATGTGGCCACCCTGGGGTTTTTCCTCCTCACCGCCGCCATCACCGGCAATCTGGCAGCGCGCATCTATCAGGAGAGCGGGCGGCGCCAGCTGGCGCTGGCGCGTCTGTCCAACCTGCACGAGTTCAGCCGGCAGATGGTCTCCGCCGCCTCTGGCGAGCAGGTACTGCAGGCCCTGGCGGGGCATCTGCATCGCTCCCTGGCCTTGCCGGTAGCTGTGTTCGCCGCGGATGGCCGCCTGGTCGCGGCCCTGGCCGATGGAGACAACGCCAACGCCGCCGAGTCCTTCGCCTTGGGTGGCGCCAAGCGCCCAGCGGGACTGGCCCAGGTGCAGGGGCCGCTGGATGCCGATCTGGCCGACCTGGCCCGCAGCCTGTGCGATCAGGCCTCGCTGGCGCTGGAGCGCATCCAGCTGGTGGCCGATCTGGATCAGGCGCGGGTGCAAAACGAGGCCGAGCAGCTGCGCTCGGCCCTGCTATCATCGGTATCGCACGATCTGCGCACGCCCCTGGCCTCGATCATAGGCTCCACCACCAGCCTGCTGGACTACGCCGAGGCGATCAGCCCGGCGGACCGTCAGGCCCTGTTGGCGACGGTGGTGGCCGAGGCCCGGCGGCTGGATCGACACATCCAGAACCTGCTGGACATGGCGCGTATCGGTCAGGGCGAGCTGGTGCTGCAGCGCCAGTGGGTCGATCTGCAGGACCTTATCGCCGAGGCGAAAAATCGCCTGCAGGCTGTGCTGGCCGGGGTGCGCCTGGAACTGAACATAGCTGCCAATTTCCCGTTGCTCTGGGTGCAGGAGACCCTGATCACCCAGGTATTGGTGAATCTGCTGGACAACGCCATCCGCTTCTCGCCGCCGGAGGGCCGCATCGGCTTGCGTGCCTGGGTGGAGGGGGAATCCCTGAACATCGAGCTGTGCGATCAGGGTCCAGGAATCCCCGCCGAGGCGCGCGAGGCGGTGTTTATGCCCTTTCACACCCTGATACCGAACCACCCGCGTGACCGCTGCCAGCGCACGGGTCTGGGGCTTGCCATCTGCCGCGGTCTGATCGAGGCCCATGCCGGCCAGATCAGCGCCCATGGCGGGCTTGACGGCAGGGGTGCCTGTTTGCGTATAGTGCTGCCCCGCATCCCCTATCAGGGCAAGCCATGA
- a CDS encoding response regulator transcription factor, with translation MKILLVEDEAQIRKFLRISLEAQGYEVAETRLAEEGLRLCAQLQPQLVILDLGLPDLDGQEFICQLREWSQVPLIVLSVRASEGDKVQALDAGANDFVTKPFAIGELMARIRVLLRQRAEGPGSAVQLYDRQGLRVDLPRREVSVDGQPVHLSRKEYELLRLLIGLPGQVLTHQQILGRIWGEGHQQDVHYLRVLVGQLRQRLGDDPAHPRFIITVQGVGYRLNQ, from the coding sequence ATGAAAATCCTTTTGGTGGAAGACGAGGCGCAGATTCGCAAGTTTCTGCGCATCAGCCTGGAGGCCCAGGGCTATGAGGTGGCGGAGACCCGCCTGGCCGAGGAAGGCCTGCGCCTGTGCGCCCAGTTGCAGCCGCAGTTGGTCATTCTCGACCTGGGCCTGCCGGATTTGGACGGCCAGGAGTTCATTTGCCAGCTGCGGGAGTGGTCGCAGGTGCCGCTGATCGTGCTCTCGGTGCGGGCCAGCGAAGGCGATAAGGTCCAGGCCCTGGATGCCGGGGCCAATGACTTTGTCACCAAACCCTTCGCCATTGGCGAGCTGATGGCACGCATCCGCGTGCTGCTGCGCCAGCGGGCCGAGGGACCCGGCAGCGCCGTGCAGCTGTATGATCGCCAGGGCCTGCGGGTCGATCTGCCACGCCGTGAGGTCAGCGTCGATGGCCAGCCGGTGCATCTGAGCCGCAAGGAATACGAGCTGCTGCGGCTGCTTATCGGCCTGCCGGGGCAGGTGCTCACCCATCAGCAAATCCTCGGCCGCATCTGGGGCGAAGGCCACCAGCAGGATGTGCACTACCTGCGCGTGCTGGTGGGCCAACTGCGCCAGCGCCTGGGCGATGACCCCGCCCACCCGCGCTTCATCATCACCGTGCAGGGGGTCGGCTACCGGCTCAATCAATAG
- a CDS encoding PLP-dependent transferase translates to MLPTTKATDDPVIGQNKVPVFLFYHGLSAEERARRGISDGMLRLSIGLEDPKDLIADLHQALAAQATSS, encoded by the coding sequence TTGCTCCCTACCACCAAGGCCACTGATGATCCGGTCATCGGGCAAAACAAAGTGCCTGTCTTTTTGTTTTATCACGGCCTGAGCGCCGAGGAACGCGCCCGCCGCGGCATCAGCGATGGCATGTTGCGGCTGTCCATCGGCCTGGAAGACCCCAAGGACCTGATCGCCGACCTGCATCAGGCCCTGGCGGCTCAAGCCACATCCTCCTGA
- a CDS encoding type II toxin-antitoxin system RelE/ParE family toxin — MARLRWTREAEQWLHDIFDYIAQDNPVAAARVVRGIYDKAQVLIDFPDIGYRYRAEKEGEIRVLLYGHYRIAYLRREDSKWIDVLGVFHGALDIDRYFP; from the coding sequence GTGGCAAGGCTGAGATGGACCCGCGAGGCCGAGCAATGGCTGCACGATATTTTTGACTATATCGCCCAGGACAATCCCGTTGCTGCCGCCCGTGTGGTGCGCGGAATTTACGATAAGGCGCAGGTTCTCATCGACTTCCCGGACATAGGCTATCGCTACCGTGCAGAGAAAGAAGGGGAAATCCGTGTGCTGCTTTATGGACACTACCGGATTGCGTATCTGCGTCGAGAAGATTCAAAGTGGATTGATGTGCTCGGCGTGTTTCATGGGGCACTGGACATCGATAGGTATTTCCCCTGA
- a CDS encoding addiction module protein has protein sequence MNTQAEHILDEALGLPADERSALTAALLDSLQGSEDSSIAKAWRQEIRARQAALRVGTVKAVSWAEAKARLSDL, from the coding sequence ATGAATACCCAGGCAGAACACATTCTTGACGAAGCTCTCGGGCTGCCAGCCGACGAGCGTTCGGCCCTTACCGCAGCATTACTCGATAGTCTCCAAGGCAGTGAAGATTCTTCAATCGCGAAAGCCTGGCGGCAAGAGATCAGGGCGCGGCAGGCAGCCCTAAGAGTAGGTACAGTCAAGGCCGTTTCTTGGGCAGAAGCCAAAGCAAGACTGAGTGATCTGTGA
- a CDS encoding efflux RND transporter permease subunit codes for MNLAQYSLLKAPIAWLLCLLLLLGGFISYQGLGRFEDPEFVIRQAVVTTPYAGALPSQVADEVTDVLETALQQMQEVKEITSISRQGSSQVKVEIALPFAGSQAELEQVWDKLRRKVADAQRRLPPGAGPSVVNDDFGDVYALFFAVTGEGYSLSQIRDYVEDLEQALQQVPGVARVATLGAPEEVIFVEISDSKAAQLGIPLEQIHQALRQFGLTSAAGDLRAGSQRLQIQPSSRGDSLAAMEQILLASADGRQLVRLKDLASLSRGYREPPRVLLRYDGQPAIGLGISNVKGGNVVSLGDRVRERLAQLEEQRPIGMELNITSYQSDSVRAAVEGFVDNLIAALLIVVLVLVIFMGWRSGLIVGAVLLLTVAATLIAMYLDDIAMQRISLGALIIALGMLVDNAIVITDGILVRLQRGEAAIKAAVEVVSASQWPLLGGTLVGILAFSAIGLSPTDMGEYAGSLFWVILYSMLFSWLFAVTLTPLFCVRFLRVKSAAPGTAPGTAAAPLPVWMRQYAELLRWMLRRRLLSGLALLTLLLAALFGFGYVPPGFMPESARPQFVVDVYLPQGSDIQATADVLAQIETQVAAKPGVSHITSFIGQGGLRFMLSYTPEDPNSSYGQLLVDVTDARQIDALVAQLQEELGLQQPDAQIKVWKFMLGRGGGKKIEAAFQGPDPQVLRKLGDQAKAIMAEDPAALAIQDDWRQRVPLLRPQIDAQAVERAGLDSQMIRDALQRSFGGSQIGLYAEGDRLLPIISRPPPAESSRADDLANVLLFSPRAERAVPLSQLVSEVSLVWEDALIRRIDGVPTLKAQADPAPGELAGNLLQRLRPQLEAMPLPPGYELHWHGEYKASQEANQGLALSAPYGFGAMLLAVVIMFNAYRQPLVIWLTAPLALLGVTLGLLLFQAPFEFMAILGFLSLIGMLVKNAIVLVDQADVEIRDGKPGFQAVLDAAVSRARPVFLGALTTILGVAPLLADPFFKSMAVTIMFGLAFATLLTLLVVPLLYVVLFGLQEEQG; via the coding sequence ATGAATCTCGCCCAATACAGCCTGCTCAAGGCACCCATTGCTTGGCTGTTGTGCCTGCTGTTGCTGCTGGGCGGCTTCATCAGCTACCAGGGCCTGGGGCGTTTCGAGGACCCCGAGTTCGTCATCCGCCAGGCGGTGGTCACCACGCCCTATGCGGGGGCACTGCCGAGCCAGGTGGCGGACGAGGTCACCGACGTGCTGGAGACGGCCCTGCAGCAGATGCAGGAGGTCAAGGAGATCACCTCCATCTCCCGCCAGGGCAGCTCCCAGGTCAAGGTGGAGATCGCCCTGCCGTTCGCCGGCAGCCAGGCCGAATTGGAGCAGGTGTGGGACAAGCTGCGGCGCAAGGTGGCCGATGCCCAGCGCCGCCTGCCTCCCGGTGCCGGCCCCTCGGTGGTGAACGACGACTTTGGCGATGTCTATGCCCTGTTCTTCGCCGTCACCGGCGAGGGCTACAGCCTGAGCCAGATCCGCGACTACGTCGAGGACCTGGAGCAAGCGCTGCAACAGGTGCCAGGGGTGGCGCGGGTCGCCACCCTGGGGGCGCCCGAAGAGGTGATATTTGTCGAGATTTCTGATAGCAAGGCGGCCCAGCTGGGCATTCCCCTGGAGCAGATTCACCAGGCCCTGCGTCAGTTCGGCCTGACCAGCGCCGCCGGCGACCTGCGTGCCGGTAGCCAGCGGCTGCAAATCCAGCCGAGCAGCCGGGGCGATTCCCTCGCCGCCATGGAACAGATTCTGCTCGCCTCCGCCGATGGTCGCCAGCTGGTGCGCCTCAAGGATCTGGCCAGCCTCAGCCGCGGCTACCGCGAGCCGCCGCGGGTGCTGTTGCGCTACGACGGCCAGCCGGCCATTGGCCTGGGCATCTCCAACGTCAAGGGCGGCAATGTGGTCAGCCTGGGCGACCGGGTGCGCGAACGTCTGGCGCAACTGGAGGAACAGCGCCCCATCGGCATGGAGCTGAATATCACCTCCTATCAGTCGGACTCGGTACGCGCGGCGGTGGAGGGCTTTGTCGATAATCTCATCGCCGCCCTGCTCATCGTGGTGCTGGTGTTGGTGATCTTCATGGGCTGGCGCAGCGGCTTGATCGTCGGTGCCGTGCTGCTGCTGACGGTGGCGGCGACCCTGATCGCCATGTACCTGGACGACATCGCCATGCAGCGCATCTCCCTCGGTGCCCTGATCATCGCCCTGGGTATGCTGGTGGACAACGCCATAGTCATCACCGATGGCATCCTGGTACGCCTGCAGCGCGGTGAGGCAGCCATCAAGGCGGCAGTCGAGGTGGTCAGCGCCAGCCAATGGCCGCTGCTGGGCGGCACCCTGGTGGGGATTCTGGCGTTCAGCGCCATCGGCCTGTCGCCCACCGACATGGGCGAGTACGCCGGCTCCCTGTTCTGGGTCATTCTCTATTCCATGCTGTTCAGCTGGCTGTTTGCCGTCACCCTCACGCCGCTGTTCTGCGTGCGCTTCCTGCGCGTCAAGTCGGCCGCACCCGGCACCGCACCCGGCACGGCAGCAGCGCCGCTGCCGGTCTGGATGCGGCAGTATGCCGAGCTGCTGCGCTGGATGCTGCGTCGGCGCCTGCTCAGCGGCCTGGCCCTGCTGACGCTGCTGCTGGCGGCACTGTTCGGCTTTGGCTATGTACCGCCGGGCTTCATGCCGGAGTCGGCGCGGCCGCAGTTCGTCGTCGATGTCTATCTGCCCCAGGGCAGCGACATCCAGGCCACCGCCGATGTGCTGGCGCAGATCGAGACCCAGGTGGCGGCCAAGCCGGGGGTCAGCCACATCACCAGCTTTATCGGTCAGGGCGGTCTGCGCTTCATGCTCAGCTACACGCCGGAAGACCCCAACAGCAGCTACGGTCAACTGCTGGTGGACGTGACCGATGCCCGCCAGATCGATGCTCTGGTGGCGCAGTTGCAGGAGGAATTGGGGCTGCAGCAGCCGGACGCCCAGATCAAGGTGTGGAAGTTCATGCTCGGCCGGGGCGGTGGCAAGAAGATCGAGGCCGCCTTTCAGGGCCCTGATCCCCAGGTGCTGCGGAAATTGGGTGATCAGGCCAAGGCGATCATGGCCGAGGACCCCGCCGCCCTGGCGATTCAGGACGACTGGCGCCAGCGCGTGCCGCTGCTGCGGCCGCAGATCGATGCCCAGGCGGTAGAGCGGGCCGGGCTGGACAGCCAGATGATCCGCGATGCCCTGCAGCGCAGCTTCGGCGGCAGTCAGATTGGCCTCTACGCTGAGGGTGACCGGCTGCTGCCGATCATTTCCCGGCCGCCGCCGGCAGAATCCAGCCGTGCCGATGACCTGGCCAACGTGCTGCTGTTCAGCCCCCGTGCCGAGCGAGCGGTGCCGCTGAGCCAGCTGGTCAGCGAGGTCAGTCTGGTCTGGGAAGATGCCCTGATTCGGCGTATCGATGGGGTTCCCACCCTCAAGGCTCAGGCCGACCCGGCTCCGGGCGAGCTGGCCGGCAACCTGCTGCAACGGCTGCGGCCGCAACTGGAGGCCATGCCCCTGCCGCCGGGCTACGAACTGCACTGGCATGGCGAATACAAGGCCTCGCAGGAGGCCAACCAGGGCCTGGCCCTATCCGCCCCCTACGGCTTCGGCGCCATGCTGCTGGCGGTGGTGATCATGTTCAACGCCTACCGTCAGCCGCTGGTGATCTGGCTCACCGCACCCCTGGCGCTGTTGGGTGTCACCCTGGGGCTGCTGCTGTTTCAGGCGCCTTTCGAGTTCATGGCCATCCTCGGCTTCCTCAGCCTGATCGGCATGCTGGTGAAGAACGCCATCGTTTTGGTGGATCAGGCCGACGTCGAGATCCGCGACGGCAAGCCGGGCTTCCAGGCGGTGCTGGATGCCGCCGTCAGTCGCGCCCGGCCGGTGTTCCTCGGCGCCCTGACCACCATCCTCGGGGTGGCTCCCCTGCTCGCCGATCCCTTCTTCAAAAGCATGGCGGTGACCATCATGTTCGGCCTCGCCTTCGCCACCCTGCTGACCCTGCTGGTGGTGCCGCTGCTTTATGTGGTGCTGTTTGGTTTGCAAGAAGAACAGGGTTGA
- a CDS encoding efflux RND transporter periplasmic adaptor subunit, whose translation MPNLHRPLCLAALLAAALALSACQQEAPPEVAAKSRPVAIFQVQAWERPLRLRFPGRVRASQRAELAFNLAGKLVDLPVQEGMQLAAGDLVARLDPAGFETQLAQAEAEFAQAKTSFDRLNSLWQQSQAVAKAELDQQRTQLNLKQVALDAARKELADSQLRAPFAGRVARRWVENHQNVQAKEAIISLQDLSQLEVVIHVPERVVQSQKRREFGYVRFADLAEPDQPVRLKSFASEADPQTQTYEVVLELIPSQGSRVLPGMAVEVLAEGANAGDEPKELIIPLKAVLVEADGQPKVWVVDPETDKVSLRAIQVGDVRDSHVVVQQGLKAGERIASAGIHQLREGMQVRPLP comes from the coding sequence ATGCCCAACCTCCATCGTCCCCTTTGCCTGGCCGCTCTGCTCGCCGCAGCCTTGGCGCTGAGCGCCTGCCAGCAGGAAGCTCCCCCTGAGGTTGCAGCAAAGAGTCGGCCGGTGGCGATTTTTCAGGTCCAGGCCTGGGAGCGACCCCTGCGTCTGCGCTTTCCCGGCCGGGTGCGCGCCAGTCAGCGAGCCGAGCTGGCCTTCAACCTCGCTGGCAAGCTGGTGGATCTGCCGGTGCAAGAGGGCATGCAACTGGCCGCAGGTGACCTGGTAGCCCGGCTCGATCCGGCCGGCTTCGAGACCCAGCTGGCCCAGGCCGAGGCCGAGTTCGCCCAGGCCAAGACCAGTTTTGACCGTCTCAACAGCCTCTGGCAGCAAAGCCAGGCGGTGGCCAAGGCCGAGCTGGATCAGCAGCGGACCCAACTCAACCTCAAGCAAGTCGCCCTGGATGCCGCCCGCAAGGAATTGGCGGACAGCCAGCTGCGCGCGCCCTTCGCCGGCCGGGTGGCCCGGCGCTGGGTGGAGAACCACCAGAACGTCCAGGCCAAGGAGGCCATCATCAGCCTGCAGGACCTGTCCCAGCTGGAAGTGGTGATCCATGTACCCGAGCGGGTGGTGCAAAGTCAAAAGCGGCGCGAGTTCGGCTATGTGCGCTTTGCCGACCTGGCCGAGCCGGACCAGCCGGTGCGGCTGAAGAGCTTCGCCAGCGAGGCAGACCCCCAGACCCAGACCTACGAGGTGGTGCTGGAACTCATTCCCAGCCAGGGTAGCCGGGTGCTGCCAGGGATGGCGGTGGAGGTGCTGGCCGAGGGTGCCAATGCAGGCGATGAGCCCAAGGAGCTGATCATCCCCCTCAAGGCGGTGCTGGTGGAGGCGGACGGCCAACCCAAGGTCTGGGTAGTGGACCCGGAAACCGACAAGGTCAGCCTGCGCGCCATCCAGGTGGGCGATGTGCGCGATAGCCATGTGGTGGTGCAGCAGGGCTTGAAAGCCGGCGAACGCATCGCCAGCGCCGGCATCCACCAACTGCGCGAAGGCATGCAGGTCAGGCCGCTGCCTTGA
- a CDS encoding methyltransferase domain-containing protein — translation MLAPASYHQWYQSPRGAWFAERELALLRQLMQPQAGESLLDLGCGTGFFSSGFADLGLEVSGLDPDPAMLDFARQRDPRVRWLQGRGESLPFADGAFDQVLAMTSLCFVADPQQALAEMWRVSGKGVTLGLLNRHSLLYRQKRASPGYAAARWDSLSQALGWVDGLSPRPRVDWASGIFLPSATPLARGLERLLPSSLAWGGVLVLCLQTT, via the coding sequence ATGCTTGCGCCAGCCAGCTACCATCAGTGGTACCAAAGCCCGCGCGGGGCCTGGTTCGCCGAGCGCGAACTGGCACTTTTGCGCCAACTGATGCAGCCGCAGGCGGGGGAGAGCTTGCTGGATCTGGGTTGCGGCACGGGGTTTTTCAGCAGCGGCTTTGCCGATCTGGGGCTTGAGGTCAGCGGCCTGGACCCGGACCCGGCGATGCTCGACTTCGCCCGCCAGCGCGATCCACGGGTGCGATGGCTGCAGGGTCGGGGTGAATCCCTGCCCTTTGCCGATGGCGCCTTTGATCAGGTGCTGGCGATGACCAGCCTGTGCTTTGTTGCCGACCCTCAGCAGGCGCTGGCGGAGATGTGGCGGGTCAGCGGCAAGGGGGTGACCCTGGGGCTGCTCAATCGCCACAGCCTGCTGTATCGGCAAAAACGCGCCTCCCCCGGCTATGCCGCTGCGCGCTGGGACAGCCTGAGCCAAGCCCTCGGCTGGGTCGATGGATTGAGCCCGCGGCCGCGTGTTGACTGGGCCAGCGGCATCTTTCTGCCTTCGGCAACGCCCCTGGCTCGCGGGCTGGAGCGGCTTTTACCTAGCTCATTGGCCTGGGGTGGGGTGCTGGTGTTGTGCCTGCAAACAACATGA
- a CDS encoding rhodanese-like domain-containing protein, with product MNPFIPLLVIALGLGVVSTAQAEADPAVVEALEEYFDFADYGSGQITVEQIPAADYANFYILDVRDAEQFAKGHIPGAVNIEWRKVFAQRADLPKDKTILAYCNSGSFASQVAQALRLDGFSNVRLLYGGYERWLQSQNPTKP from the coding sequence ATGAACCCATTCATCCCCCTGCTCGTCATCGCCCTGGGCCTTGGCGTTGTCAGCACAGCCCAGGCCGAGGCCGACCCGGCCGTGGTTGAGGCCCTGGAGGAATACTTTGACTTTGCCGACTACGGCTCCGGCCAGATCACGGTGGAGCAGATACCTGCGGCTGATTACGCCAACTTTTACATCCTGGATGTGCGCGATGCCGAGCAGTTCGCCAAGGGGCATATCCCCGGCGCGGTGAATATCGAGTGGCGCAAGGTGTTTGCTCAGCGTGCCGACTTGCCCAAGGACAAGACCATTCTGGCCTACTGCAACAGCGGCTCCTTTGCCTCCCAGGTGGCCCAGGCCCTGCGCCTGGATGGCTTCAGCAATGTGCGCCTGCTCTACGGTGGCTATGAGCGCTGGTTGCAGAGCCAGAATCCGACCAAGCCCTGA
- a CDS encoding aminotransferase class I/II-fold pyridoxal phosphate-dependent enzyme, which yields MTELAARCVHAGEMDDPQGSPHSPLYSSTTFKFPSTQAILDVVEGRTLAPLYTRYGLNPTILALEEKLAALENAEAAWAFCSGMAAEAALFVSHGRKGVICIGDAYGGTLELLKDQLPLLGIPGHFLLGHELDRLPQLLQQGAGLVFFETPTNPALEIFDIAAIAELAHRHGALVAVDNTFASPVNQQPLALGADFAVHSCTKYLGGHSDLTAGAIMASKELLAPIWGWRKNLGQMLAPETAALLARSIRTLPIRVQQQNANAQAVAEALSQHPRVSRVLYPGLDSFPGKALAARQMSGFGGMLSFEVAEGGVAASAVADRLRLFALAPSLGGVESLITQPCTTTHHGLSAEERARRGISDGMLRLSIGLEDPKDLIADLHQALAT from the coding sequence ATGACCGAACTTGCCGCCCGCTGCGTCCATGCCGGAGAAATGGACGACCCCCAGGGCTCGCCGCACAGCCCGCTGTACAGCTCCACCACCTTCAAGTTCCCCTCCACCCAGGCCATCCTGGATGTGGTGGAGGGTCGCACCCTGGCTCCGCTCTACACCCGCTACGGGCTCAATCCGACGATCCTCGCCCTGGAGGAAAAACTCGCCGCGCTGGAAAACGCCGAGGCGGCCTGGGCCTTCTGCTCGGGCATGGCGGCGGAGGCGGCGCTGTTTGTCAGCCATGGCCGCAAGGGGGTGATCTGCATCGGCGATGCCTATGGCGGCACCCTGGAGCTGCTCAAGGACCAGCTGCCCCTGCTGGGCATCCCTGGGCATTTCCTGCTCGGCCATGAGCTGGATCGGCTGCCGCAGCTGTTACAGCAGGGTGCCGGGCTGGTGTTCTTTGAGACCCCGACCAACCCGGCGCTTGAGATTTTTGACATCGCCGCCATCGCCGAGCTGGCCCATCGCCATGGTGCCCTGGTGGCGGTGGATAACACCTTTGCCTCGCCAGTGAACCAGCAGCCCCTGGCCCTGGGCGCGGACTTTGCCGTGCATTCCTGCACCAAGTACCTGGGCGGGCATTCCGATCTCACCGCTGGGGCCATCATGGCCAGCAAGGAGCTGCTGGCACCCATCTGGGGCTGGCGCAAGAACCTGGGGCAGATGCTCGCCCCGGAGACCGCTGCCCTGCTGGCGCGCAGTATCCGCACCCTACCGATCCGCGTGCAGCAGCAAAACGCCAACGCCCAGGCCGTGGCCGAGGCGCTGAGCCAGCACCCCCGCGTCAGTCGGGTGCTCTACCCTGGCCTGGACAGCTTCCCCGGCAAGGCCCTGGCGGCCCGGCAGATGAGCGGTTTTGGCGGCATGTTGAGCTTTGAGGTGGCGGAGGGCGGCGTTGCGGCCAGCGCGGTGGCGGATCGGCTCAGGCTGTTCGCCCTGGCTCCCAGCCTGGGTGGGGTGGAAAGCCTGATCACCCAGCCCTGCACCACCACCCATCACGGCCTGAGCGCCGAGGAACGCGCCCGCCGCGGGATCAGCGACGGCATGTTGCGGCTATCCATCGGTCTGGAAGACCCCAAGGACCTGATCGCCGATCTGCACCAGGCCCTGGCCACTTAA